Below is a genomic region from Bacillales bacterium.
AACTACACGCCGCAAGAAATTTCGGCGATCATTTTGCAAAAGCTGAAGTCTGATGCCGAAAGTTATCTTGGCGAAAAGGTAGAGAAAGCCGTTATTACGGTACCCGCTTATTTCAATGACTCTCAACGTCAAGCAACGAAGGATGCGGGGAAAATTGCCGGCCTCGAAGTAATGCGCATCATCAACGAACCGACGGCGGCTGCCTTGGCTTACGGCCTCGACAAAGAGGACGAAGATCAAACGATTCTCGTATACGATCTCGGCGGCGGTACATTTGACGTTTCCATTCTGGAACTCGGCGACGGCATCTTCGAAGTCAAAGCCACTGCCGGAGACAACAAACTCGGCGGAGACGACTTCGATGAGAAGATCATCGACTACCTCGTCAGCGAATTCAAGAAAGAAAACGGCATTGATTTGTCGAAAGATAAAATGGCGCTGCAACGGTTGAAAGATGCAGCAGAAAAAGCGAAAAAAGATCTTTCCGGCGTATCGCAAACGCAAATTTCCCTGCCGTTCATTACGGCCGACGAATCGGGGCCGAAACACCTCGAATTGACGTTGACGCGCGCCAAATTTGAAGAATTGACGGCCGACCTTGTCGAAAAAACGATGGCCCCGACCCGTCAAGCGCTGAAAGATTCGGGGCTGTCCACCGGCGATGTAGACAAAGTTATTCTTGTCGGCGGTTCTACCCGTATCCCTGCCGTTCAGGAAGCGATTAAGAAGGTAACCGGCAAAGATCCGCATAAAGGCATCAACCCTGATGAAGTCGTGGCGCTCGGCGCAGCCATTCAAGCGGGCGTACTTGCCGGTGATGTGAAAGACGTCGTATTGCTGGACGTCACTCCGCTTTCCCTCGGCATCGAAACGATGGGCGGAGTCTTTACGAAGTTGATCGAACGCAACACAACGATTCCGACGAGCGAATCGCAAATTTTCTCGACGGCCGCTGACAACCAAACTTCGGTGGATATTCACGTGCTTCAAGGCGAGCGTCAAATGGCCGCCGACAACAAAACGCTCGGCCGCTTCCAGTTGACGGACATCCCGCCGGCCCCTCGCGGCGTTCCGCAAATCGAAGTCACCTTCGATATCGATGCGAACGGGATCGTCAACGTTCGTGCCGTTGATAAAGGAACGAACAAAGAGCAGTCGATCACGATTAAATCATCCTCCGGCCTGTCCGACGAAGAAATCGAACGCATGGTGAACGAAGCGGAAGAACATGCCGAAGAAGATAAGAAGCGCCGCGAAGAAGTTGATCTGCGCAACGAAGCCGATCAAATGGTGTTCACGACCGAAAAGACGTTGAAAGACCTCGGCGACAAAGTCGGCGACGACGAAAAGAAACAAGCCGAAGAGAAAAAAGAAGCGTTGAAAAAGGCGCTCGAAGGCTCTGATCTCGAAGCGATCAAGAAGGAGAAGGAAGCGTTGCAGGAAGTTGTTCAGCAGCTTTCGGTGAAACTGTACGAGCAGGCGGCGCAAAATAGTGAAGGACAGCAAGGCGGAGCGGAAGGAAAAGCGGGA
It encodes:
- the dnaK gene encoding molecular chaperone DnaK; amino-acid sequence: MSKIIGIDLGTTNSCVAVMEGGEPAVIPNPEGNRTTPSVVAFKNGERQVGEVAKRQAITNPNTILSIKRHMGTDYKVEAEGKNYTPQEISAIILQKLKSDAESYLGEKVEKAVITVPAYFNDSQRQATKDAGKIAGLEVMRIINEPTAAALAYGLDKEDEDQTILVYDLGGGTFDVSILELGDGIFEVKATAGDNKLGGDDFDEKIIDYLVSEFKKENGIDLSKDKMALQRLKDAAEKAKKDLSGVSQTQISLPFITADESGPKHLELTLTRAKFEELTADLVEKTMAPTRQALKDSGLSTGDVDKVILVGGSTRIPAVQEAIKKVTGKDPHKGINPDEVVALGAAIQAGVLAGDVKDVVLLDVTPLSLGIETMGGVFTKLIERNTTIPTSESQIFSTAADNQTSVDIHVLQGERQMAADNKTLGRFQLTDIPPAPRGVPQIEVTFDIDANGIVNVRAVDKGTNKEQSITIKSSSGLSDEEIERMVNEAEEHAEEDKKRREEVDLRNEADQMVFTTEKTLKDLGDKVGDDEKKQAEEKKEALKKALEGSDLEAIKKEKEALQEVVQQLSVKLYEQAAQNSEGQQGGAEGKAGDDVVDADYEEVKDDDQEGKK